TagaggtggcggctgcaTCTGCGAGAAAAGCGGCTTCTACAGCCTCTCCACAGTGCTCCACACCCCGTCCCCCATGTGCGGTGATCTCCCTCGAAGATCGCTGCTCTCCTAACGTCATGCGAGACAAGTAGTCCGCGTACGTGAGGAGGGGTGCAAAGGCCTCCCACACTCTTGCGTCACCGTCCGTatgcttccctcctctgtACGTCTTTGCtattttgttttttctttttcagaGATGATTTCGTATGTggcatatatatatatatatatgtgtgtgtatgtatatataaTGTGGGGGATAACTCCCCGCATGCATTcaaggggggaaggcggaggaaaGAACGGTGTGGGGCAGacaagaagcgaagaagcCAATAAAAGAATGAAGGCATCGAAGACAACAgaggcacatacacacaagccGACCAGTACACACCGCGATGAAGGGAATACGACTCGCTGTCGCCGGACCTGGGAAATGACACTCAGGGAATACAGGACTAGACGAGAACGGCGTGGGATTGTCCGACTatatgtatgtgcgtgtgcgtgggtgtgtgtgtgtgtgtcggcgcaATGTTGGTCTCTCTAGTCTTCGTTAGCACACACTTTTGGGTTCTCTTCGCGGGTTTCCACTTCTCTTCTGCCGTCtcaggcggagaagagagagagggtggaagGGGGCGGAGAGAACCCGCCAAACCTACAAagacagaaagaggggagaaagaaagctTTACTCAGCGAGTGGATGCGTGGATCCTGAGTAGGTACATGCAGGCCTTGAGCAGAGCTtagcgaaagagaaagggagtaAGTGGAGCGCCAaacaaacaagagaaaacgaaagaaatGAAGCATAATAATGTGCACAGCGCCCTAGACGGGGCAATGAAAGAGGAAGCGCCGTCACACATTCACCCTAGCGCGCCTacaaaggggaggggagagagagagagatgttCACtagaggaaaaaaaaggagatgAGAAAAACAAGTCAAGCACTGAAGAAAtggacagggagagagacgagttTGCACAAGAAAAACATAACGAGACGGCATATATATGACCCCACCACCGGAGAGGGAAACTGAGAAAAGAAGGCCTCGCCGGGTCGCAAGAAGAGTCGATACGGCGCCCGAAAAATAATGTGCTGCCTACCATACCCGCTTTGATGAGATCATGTGACCTggtccttttccctttttcaAAATAACATTAAAGAAAAAACTCCATCAACACCAGGCAAACGAACGAATGAATGGAATAGCATAGACTTTTTAAATTACCGCTCTCTCACATTCCTGCAGCACTCGTGATGCCTATGGCATGCAAAGTGGATTACAACAGGGGcagcaaaaagggggggagagagagagagaatgagagaTGCAGGGGAAAATGCAGGGAAAGTTACAGCCACTCGATCAAAAGAAGATCGATGCAGCTAAGTGATCATCGCGTGCCTCATCTTCCCTCTTGTCCGCCATGCAGCCACCGACGACATCGAAGAGGTCCACAATCACCGCAAAGTAGCTGACAGAGGTTTCTCTCCTAAACCCCTACTGCAATGTAAAAAATCAGGGAATGGGTGCGGCAACCCCGtcgaaagaggagaagagagggaatcATAAGTGAATAGAAATGAAGAGGCCAGGTAAAAAGGCAGATAAGGAAAAGagcccacgcacacccaccgAAACcacgaaaacaaaaggaaCACAAAACAGATGGGGACACCGGAGGCATGAACAGGAGCGAGGCGAAAACAAAGAACGCAGCGGAGCGAATGAGAGGAATACTAATCATTAGAGACCAGATaaaaaggaggaaacaaGAGATGTTCAGTCAGTCGGACTAGagtcagagagagacgcacagctGATGGATACGCGAGGGCGCACAGGAGGTGagggcacagagagaggcaaagggTAGGAAAGAGAAGCTATAGTGTGCCTGTCGGCGTCACTCAAACGGCAAAACACTGTGGAGATCGGTGATACTCAACATCCTCGACATGGTAGCACTGTCTGCTACTCCCCTCTAccctttgcttctcttctctcttcgtcaTTTTTGCTCGCTGTGTTGCACCCATAGTCGGTCAATCAACGCATCCTTTGGTTTGCTGGATGCTATGTAGCTTTGAAATCCTCggaggtagagagggagaggggaagctgacgaaagagaagaaacccGAAAGAATAGAGCGAGAGAGTCAATGAATGAGAAATGatggggggaaggaaggaaagacgGGCATCGGCCAGAGCACacgcaaaagaaaaaagggggagggccACCGCAGAAATGTGCAACCAGTgacactccccccccccctgctcGCAGAGAGTCCCCCTTCCCCGACCGTGTGTCGAGGAGTGGAGCTGACCGTACAAACTGCGACGGggcacacccacaggcacacgcatgcaACGCAATGGAAAAAACACAAGACAATaacaaaagaaaacgagaaggacgaggcggtgccaccgcctGTGAGAGGAGGACGGTAGCGCGACGACCACACACGGGGAGCAGCAGACAGCAGGtatgagagaggggagaggccgCACACCAATACGAGCACACtgaggagacgaagaagaacaggagagaaaaaaacacaagagCAAAACAGGATCGACAGCCAGTCGAAATCAGAACGGTGTGCCGCCTAAATATTTATCCTCTGTCTTTCTGTtgtctcctcgctctccctttcccgtCTTGTGGGTCACGGTACTCGATCGACCTCTCCTTAATGGGACCCCCAACAAgggccccctcctcctctcccacgcTCGtcaccctctcctttcctgcTCTTCTCACCCCGCGTCCACCTGATTCAGTGGCGACACGTTACGATGACCtacacaacaacaacaacaacacagagCCCACCAATGGAGGATGAGGCTATAGCAGAGCATGAAAATGGTTCAGTATCTCGAAAGGCGAAGTACAGCCGAGCGCACACCACAGGGAGATTGGCGGAGGGCCACAGACGACGGCAGGACAGGTGAAGAGCGATTTCCTTCGCCTTGTTAAGGGCCTCGTGGAAACGCGCGTACAGTGAAGAAGATGGGTCAAGGTAAAGGAAAGGGCATCAAAGTCGATTCACTCCGTGACGAGAAGGCGCCCCATAACAGGGGAAGCAAGCAGGGTAaacagcaaaggagaaaggagcCGAGCGAATGAGAACATAGGAGCTAGGTGAACgaaaatatatatatatatatatatatcttCGCAGCCCACTTTGACGCCTTCGCCGTCGCTCTTGTGCCGTTCCCCGTGCGGTCTCACACACCTGCCAGCAAGTGCGCCCGACAACGTGCAGCACACTAGGCTCAATGCCTCACTCTCCTAATCGGCACCCTCGTCTCATCAAGACTGTCGCTGAGTCAGGGCGATTGCACCACTCGGCAGCGCAGGGGAGTGTGCCAGTCGATGAGCGAGTGTACAGAGAAAGGCGCAGGCACTTGGCGGGCACAGTCAGCAGCTACAGCACAAGATCAATGACTAGGGAATTAGAAGGAAACGGTGGGGAAGCAAAGGAAGTGATCTGCAATCAAGCGCACGTGCGTCGTCATACGGGTAACGCCACGCCCATCCGAGAGAATGAGACCAAAATGAGTCCAGAAAAAGGAGCCACGGGGGGAGGAATGGAGATGACACTGCACAACCCCTGCAGCGCCCAGGGGGAAGTGAAAAGGACAGGAAAAGCAGCCACGCCTACCAAAGtgcgaaaagaaaggcggTGAGAGGCGAGCGAGGCCTCTGCAAACGCGTGCCAAACAGTCGCCTGTCAGGAAGAAAGAAGCTGCCGCAGATCATTGGGGAAGACAGGGAGGGACTGGCATGTGGGATGGGGCCTCACAGTCTCCTGTAGGTGCACATGCGAGCCTACGCGCGCGCTTCCCCCACTTCTTTGCGCTGCAGGGATCGCCGAGAAGCCGCCGGTAGGCGCCGGCAACAATAGAAGggcgcgcacacaagcaaTGAGGGAGAGCAGGGGACTTGCAACACAGAAGGGAAGTGCGAACGGGCATCACGCGAGGCCAGTGAACACTGCACCACAATCGAACGCTCAGAGGCTGACATTAGACTAGCATGGCGCTCAGCATCGCCACAGTCGCAGAGACAAGAGCAGCGCCAACAGTCCCCACCGGTaaggcagcagcatccgCACAGCCGCGCTTTATACACACCCCAATCGCTGTCAGCGTGTATCCCTTGCAGCACGTGTTACACCGTATAGAGTTGTTGGGATCACAAGACACGCAGTTCGGCACGTAGCAGTGTGACGGAGGGGACGTAGGGCGAGCAGTTGTAGCAGGgctggagctgctcgaggcggGCTCCATCGTGGTCGTGGTCGTGGTGCTCGGGGCGGGCTCcatcgtggtggtggtgctcggGGCGGGCTCCNNNNNNNNNNNNNNNNNNNNNNNNNNNNNNNNNNNNNNNNNNNNNNNNNNNNNNNNNNNNNNNNNNNNNNNNNNNNNNNNNNNNNNNNNNNNNNNNNNNNNNNNNNNNNNNNNNNNNNNNNNNNNNNNNNNNNNNNNNNNNNNNNNNNNNNNNNNNNNNNNNNNNNNNNNNNNNNNNNNNNNNNNNNNNNNNNNNNNNNNNNNNNNNNNNNNNNNNNNNNNNNNNNNNNNNNNNNNNNNNNNNNNNNNNNNNNNNNNNNNNNNNNNNNNNNNNNNNNNNNNNNNNNNNNNNNNNNNNNNNNNNNNNNNNNNNNNNNNNNNNNNNNNNNNNNNNNNNNNNNNNNNNNNNNNNNNNNNNNNNNNNNNNNNNNNNNNNNNNNNNNNNNNCGGGCTCCATCGTAGTCGTGGTCGTGCTGCTCGGGGCGGGCTCCATCGTGGTCGTGGTCGTGGTGCTCGGGGCGGGCTCCATCGTGGTCGTGGTCGTGGTCTCGGGGCACGGGGAGGCAGTTGCACAGTCAGCTTTGCGATGCCTTGAATCGACGCCTACCAGAAGCGTTGTAGTGCTCAACCATGAAGCTGGCAAACAGCCGCAGAAGTCATTGGTTTGAAGGGCCAAACGCTCAAGAGACGGCATCTGTGCCCACGACGCAGGGAAGGGGCCATAAAGCTTGCCCCGTTGTATGTGGATGCGCTGAACGCTTGGCATAGTACTCCATTCCTCAGGAAGAGTGCCAGTGATCTGCGTTGTAGAGAGTGTGAGGACTTCAAGGGCCGGCATCGAGCCCCAGGCAGCCGGTAGTGTGCCGGATATACCGGTGGAACTCAGAGCCAAGGACTTCAGCGAACTCATCGATGCCCATGATGCAGGTAGCGTGCCGCTGATACTCGTGTACGCAAGGTTGATCAACCTCACTTTACTCAGTTTACCCCAGCTGCTCGGCAACGTGCCAGTAATATAGGTCTTCTTATTGAAGATATCGATCTGGTCAATCTTCACCTTTGAGTAGTCCACGTCATCCGGCATCTCAGGCAGtgtgccggcggcggcggtacCAGCGGCGACGAAGGTCACATTAGAATCGAAGCACGACACGCCATTCCAAGTGCAAAAGTCGTCTCCAGTCCACCCCAGTgatggcagcgcagcagcgaacgCCTGCATCACCTTCAGCGTGTTCCGCCTCTCTTCAGCGCTTAGAGCGAACGAAGCACGTGCGCCATTAGCGAGATTATCCAAAAATGCGTGGTCCTTCATCGTATCCCACGGGCTCACCACTGTGGCACGCGTCACGGGAGCAGCAAATgtgaagagcagcgccgccgctgcgaaaAGCGCGATCAGCCCCACACGAAAGGACGACCGAGGCATGTtgtcgagggagggagggagggaggggacgcAGTAGACTCACTGGAAGACCCccaaacaaaacaaaacaaagaagaagaaacgtCCTTAGTGCGTCTGGGCAGCGTCGATGCTTTGAGGAGTGGTGGCCTCGAGGCCTCCcgcgtttttttctttagtCTGGCGTTGGCGCTTGAGTCGCGAGACTGGGCGTCGctgacgaagaaaaaaaaagggcggGAAGAGATGTTAgagtgaggagaagaggaggagaggaagccgaaaaaaaaaaatgtagAGAAACAAATCAAACAGACGGTATACGTATAGGcgcggaggggagagagtgtgtggggggggggggcgcacaGGGTGAAAGTGTTAGGGCTATCACGGGAATGAAAAAGAACTGGCGGAAGGGAAACGTCACGGAGcctgagagggagagaacggGAGGGCGGCGAGAACCATCGGTAGTGGGTGGTGCGGTTATGGGGGcaagcagcggtggaagaAATGATGTGAGCAAAGGGGCGGAAAGTGTAGGAGCGGATGCGAAGCGCCGAAGGGATGGCGGAGCAGTGAGCACGGCACGGTGTTAAAGAACAGGGCAAGAGCAGTAAGGTAGAACAAAGGAGACAGGTAGTGAAGGGAGACGCAGCGGGCACAGCATGGAGCCAAGGAACAGCCAACACGCAACGAGGCTCGTATGAGGCGTCGGCTTCGCCGCGAAGCCGGCGACACCGACCTGCagaaacgcacgcacagaagagggagaaagcggGCAGCCAGAGCCGGGGCGCAACGGTCTTGTGTTCATCTACGAAATAatcagctgccgcaggtGCGCACAGCCGTACTGACGttgtctcttcctctctcacgctCTACGTCACAATTCCTCAGCGACAGACCCGCCACACCTTcgccctcgccccccccttttcgctcgtGCAAGGCCATGGATTCTCTGATCATCTTCTGCCTTCACAGGCTCCACGTGCGGTCCTCAGCACCTCCGTGTGATGGggtcccccctcctcctccacctcagtCCTTGGGACACCTGACTAGAATCAAGCGCAAGCATACCCATAACAAGGTGGCGGCAAGAAAGGAAATGTGAAGCGAGGAAGGACGTACACCGCGTGGAAAGCCCattcgctttttttttcttgtctGTTTGGAGGCTTCACAGCACTTTGCCACACaggcctcccccctctctctctctctctgaatCGAGAAAGGGAGGCCTGTGCGGCAAAGTCTGCTCGGCATAGAACACCATCTGCAGCGCATTCGCTAGCGCCTTTCATCTCGGCTtcaccacgcacacgcacacccgcatACATGTATTCGTACAGCAATGCAACTGCACAGCCTACTCGTCACTCGCAGTGCTTAATTCACCTGATAAGCCGAAATGGAACTGAAGATGGCGAATCAGTCGCTGCAGAGGGGCGCCAaacgccccctcctcccctccctggGGAGCAAAGCGACTCATCTTTTCTCGCCTCCTTCacttttcttcgctctccccACGCAACGACGGGATTAAAAATGCAAAAtgcaaaagagagatgaaTGTGGCAagggaagcagaggaagagaaggtaACCCAACTCACTTTACTGCATCGTAGCGATGGGGCGGTGCGCGCGGGATGTGAGGCcggagaagcagagaaagagaagaaaaggggaacgAAAGGCACGATGAATggaaatgaaaaaaaaaagagagatgagagaagggaaaaggagggtaGAGCAGAAGGACAAACAAAACGCACGTCTGCCTGACGGCTTTGTTGTCGTTCTACGTCTGCACGTGACCAGGTGTTGGTACTCGttgggtggtggcagaggtggaggaggggaggggaaagcgaAACAAATGGTGTGGGTTATCAGACAAATCAACGAACACACAAAATACGAACAGAAATAGGAGTGCGCGTGCAAAGCatagaaggggggaggggagggggaaggagacaAACGAAAAAATTCAGTGCACATACTGGCATCGGCCATGACATGATGGAACAGACACCACGGACCTCCTAGGCGGCAATCATGgccttcgcttcttcttttcttttagggggaggggaggggtatTAGTCGTCTTTGTGGGTTTTCTCCGGCTCGCTGTTTCGttcgcttttctttgttcGCTCGCGTCGCTTCGGGACTCGAGGGCGCAGGAGCGAACAAAAATGCAAACGAAGAAATGAGAGCGGAGGACCAAcgcaaaaaaggggggaacgGAGCGAAACACGAAGTGGATGCGGTGAGGTAAGTGGAGGATGGGCTGGTTGACGTGCTTGTCGATCTCCTGCCCTCTTCatgtttttcttctgttttttcGCTTGTCCGCACGTATGGATCACGAAGCGCGGAAATATGCATTCGCAAGGCCCTTCCATTGATTGTCCCCTAAAGTGCCGCACAGGAAGCCGCTCTCTTCTGCAATTTACCCTGGAGTGATTTCGTCCACTTGGATACCCTGGCGCTTTCGGTAGACCCTCGCCTGCTCCTGCGAGCCTACAATGAAGAAATCGAGATGAGGACAGGGGCGAGAAAGCACAGAGACTCGCGAGACAAACAAGATCAAATGAAGCGCTGTGTGGGAGaaaagcaacagcaaaacagCATCTATGCTGGTCTCTCAGCTGACGACTATACACGCGAGGGAAAGAACTGGCGGCGCAATCGCAGCGAGCCACCGTACTGCGTAACTCACATCAGACATAAGCACTCCACCTCTCAAGAGCACAGAGGacgagacacacacacaacgcagaGTCATGAGTTGCGCCACCGAAGGCACCCAAGAGGAAAGGCACGGAAGCACTCGTGAGGGGAAAATATGAAACTGACAGCACACTAGTCCCGCCTACCTACCTATACATGTATATATGGGATGGCTGCTTTTCCCTtcggcagcgtcagcgagCAGAGGGAGCGGGAAAGGCAGAGGAAATGGGTGCAGAAATGGGCTctgccaccagcagcaaACGTAGACTCGGATAATTAAACACGTAGGGCGTGCCTGATTCTCCTGCTTAACACGAGGCCTTGTGGCTAAAGGGGGTCATTAGGGGATGCATGTATACGCTCTGCTTGGTGCTCACGAGAGTGCTGGACCTCCACAACCCCTTCGGCTTTCCTGCATCACCTAAGGAAAAGGTAAACGAGCGTTGGATGGGTAGGGGACCTGACATCAACGCACGAATaagaacagaaagagaacCGTACGTGGGACTTTGAATGAAATCATGGAGGAAAAATGTAGGTACTATTTTGAGCAAAGAGCACCGCGAGGTCCatcaaagcgagagaggagcaaaagAGCCTGTGCCCGGTACACCGGGGCTTCTCGTCAGCTCTGGTCgtccggggggggggggggagggaacagCTGAACCCCCCAaaggcaagaaaaaaagaagaacatCTCGAAGAAGATGAGAACGTGACACACAGTTTCCAAGACGGCAGCGAAGACTCACTGACTGGCTgtgaaaaaaggggggaggaaagagaggagataGGGAAGGCAGAGAGCGATTGGTGGAAGTCTGCATTCACTGTTCAAGGCGAACCTTCGCTGCAGTATAAAAGCCTCGTCCAGACTCGCGACAGAGAgcgggagggaagagaggccaAAGATGAAAAACAGCAaccaaaaagagagcgacacgTTGGATGAGAAAATCAAGCCAATACAGCCAAGACAGTATCAAGAAACGAacgcgagaaaaagagcaccGTGTCTGTAGAATTAAAGATCCCATcatcccctcctcttctcgcacGGAAAGGCACCGGCTACCACACTTCTGAAGGATCCTATAGTAACGGCATGCGcgcactcgctctctctctcctctggtTCCCAGTTGACATAATTCAGCTGTTGCACAAGACCTCTGTGGGGTTACAGGAAAGAATGGAagcatctcctccttccgGCTTA
The DNA window shown above is from Leishmania panamensis strain MHOM/PA/94/PSC-1 chromosome 31 sequence and carries:
- a CDS encoding hypothetical protein (TriTrypDB/GeneDB-style sysID: LpmP.31.1370.A~disrupted due to non-sequenced internal amino acid repeat); amino-acid sequence: GARPEHHHHDGARPEHHDHDHDGARLEQLQPCYNCSPYVPSVTLLRAELRVL
- a CDS encoding hypothetical protein (TriTrypDB/GeneDB-style sysID: LpmP.31.1370.B~disrupted due to non-sequenced internal amino acid repeat); translation: MPRSSFRVGLIALFAAAALLFTFAAPVTRATVVSPWDTMKDHAFLDNLANGARASFALSAEERRNTLKVMQAFAAALPSLGWTGDDFCTWNGVSCFDSNVTFVAAGTAAAGTLPEMPDDVDYSKVKIDQIDIFNKKTYITGTLPSSWGKLSKVRLINLAYTSISGTLPASWASMSSLKSLALSSTGISGTLPAAWGSMPALEVLTLSTTQITGTLPEEWSTMPSVQRIHIQRGKLYGPFPASWAQMPSLERLALQTNDFCGCLPASWLSTTTLLVGVDSRHRKADCATASPCPETTTTTTMEPAPSTTTTTTMEPAPSSTTTTTMEP